A region of the Streptomyces erythrochromogenes genome:
TCCTCCTCGATCCGTCCCGCGAGCTCGGCACCGGCCAGCCCGTACGCGGCGGAGATGCTCTTCGGAAGATCGAGGGTGATGTCCACGCCGCGCAGCCCGACGTCGACGTGGTGCCGCATCCACCTCCGAGCCTCGGCCACCGTCTCCGCGCCGTACAGCTCGTCGAGGTCGAGACCGGCGGCCACGGCCAGGCGCTCGGCGTCGGCCAGCGGCAGCAGGTGGCTCTCACCATCACGCAGAATGCCGCGCTCGGCACGGACGAATCGCTTGGCCAGCGCGGGCCGGCCGAGGTACTCCGAGACCGTGTTCCCGGACGCGGCCGCCGCCTCGGAGAGCGCGTCCACGAGCACGCTCGCGGACACCTTCCCTCGCGGGTCGAGCGCCTTCTTCCGGGCGACCAGCTGCTCGCCGGTCCGCCAGTCCCGACCGTCCATCAGCGCGTGCGCGGCCTCCGGATCGACCCGCTCCCCGGCCACCAGATCCAGCTCGGCGAGCCCTCCGCCGATCCACCGCAGCGTGCTCTCACCGGCGAGCCGGTACTCGATCTGAGCGTCCTCGGACCGGTCGCATCCGCAGTCCTCGACCAGCCGGTAGTCGACCTGCTCGGGGGCGTAGATGGGTGTCGCGTACCCCACCCTCCCACCCCCTCATCCGGTCCTCAGCGCATCGCGATCCATGATCGTGTATCGAAGATACCTGGAGTGCTACATCGCATTTCGATCTTTGAGTCCCTGACAGTACCTCCGGGTCGGCGGTAGGACAAAGAGGCCTTCGCGAAGAGCCTTAACGGTGCTGAACTGTGTCGTACGCAGGGTGGATGTCAGCGGGGTGCGCAGGGTTATGACAGTGGGATCGCAGAGTCCGTGTCAGTAGGTGGTGACGGCTCGGGGATCACCCGAGGCTGTAGAGGCCGTTGTCGTGTCGTGGAGGTCGATGCCGCCGTCGACCCAGACGCGGAGGAGGACCTCGGTCTCGGCGGACACGGCCACACCGGTGGCCTGCCGAGCCACTAACAGCTCGCCTCGTAGCTGGCCGCTGATCAACCAGTGGTTGGAGCGGGCAGGAGCAAGCCTTCGGGCGGGTTGTCGAGCACCCCTGGGGTGAAGGTGGGTGGTTTGACCCAAGACAGGACGGATCGCAAGGACACGGTGCCACCGGAGAACTTCGCCCTGTCGAAGGGCACGGTGCCGCCGGAGAACGTCGCCCTGTCAAAGGACACGCTGCCGCCAGAGAACGTCGCGTCGCGGAAGTACACGGTGCCGCCGGAGAACCTCGCGTCGCCGAAGGACACGGCGCCGCCGGAGAACCTCGCCCCGCCGAAGTACACGGCGCCGCCGGAGAACTTCGCCCCGGCGAAGAGCACGGTGCCACCGGAGAACTCCGCGCTGTCGAAGGGCACGGTGCCGCCGGAGAACTTCGCACCGCCGAAGGACACGCTGCCGCCGGAGAACTCCGCCCCGTTGAAGTACACGCTGCCGCCGGAGAACGTCGCATCGCCGAAGGAAACGGCGCCGCCGGAGAACTTCGCCCCGGCGAAGAGCACGGTGCCGTCGGAGAACGTCGCCCCGTCAAAGGACACGCTGCCGCCGGGAAACTCCGCGCTGTTGAAGTACACGCTGCCGCCGGAGAACTTCGCGCTGTTGACGTACACACTGCCGCCGGAGAACTTCGCGTCGCCGAAGGACACGGTGCCGTCGGAGAACGTCGCCCTGTCAAAGGACACGCTGCCGCCAGAGAACTCCGCCCCGTCAAAGGACACGCTGCCGCCAGAGAACTTCGCGTCGCCGAAGGACACGCTGCCGCCAGAGAACTTCGCACCGCCGAAGGACACGCTGCCGCCAGAGAACTCCGCCCCGTCAAAGGACACGCTGCCGCCAGAGAACTTCGCACCGCCGAAGGACACGCTGCCGCCAGAGAACTCCGCCCCGTCAAAGGACACGCTGCCGCCAGAGAACTCCGCCCCGTTGAAGGACACGCTGCCG
Encoded here:
- a CDS encoding pentapeptide repeat-containing protein; this encodes MAGRRRWLHQKRISGRYAPPLLHVWIVALFSIAVTIATSYLMYKYVYGLLADAANETKPPKPVNVPEAIRGALAIVALIGAALAGVYSYRKQRIAEGDAHRADANQFADRYTTAAEQLGHDKAAVRLAGAYALARLADDWEEQRQVCIDVLCAYLRMPYETAPTANGYKEGEREVRHTIIRVIRRHLQDSGTSASPSPSWSDYNFDFTGVTFDGGNLSNSQFNGIVLFNRATFASGTVYFNGATFAGGTVLFLRATFSGGSVSFNGAEFSGGSVSFDGAEFSGGSVSFGGAKFSGGSVSFDGAEFSGGSVSFGGAKFSGGSVSFGDAKFSGGSVSFDGAEFSGGSVSFDRATFSDGTVSFGDAKFSGGSVYVNSAKFSGGSVYFNSAEFPGGSVSFDGATFSDGTVLFAGAKFSGGAVSFGDATFSGGSVYFNGAEFSGGSVSFGGAKFSGGTVPFDSAEFSGGTVLFAGAKFSGGAVYFGGARFSGGAVSFGDARFSGGTVYFRDATFSGGSVSFDRATFSGGTVPFDRAKFSGGTVSLRSVLSWVKPPTFTPGVLDNPPEGLLLPAPTTG